From Lycium ferocissimum isolate CSIRO_LF1 chromosome 12, AGI_CSIRO_Lferr_CH_V1, whole genome shotgun sequence, one genomic window encodes:
- the LOC132039144 gene encoding uncharacterized protein LOC132039144, whose product MVSDRQERLGAWRSLFQRLSIIQEGDRVLPDEEAMLPEDAVRVEDAVLLLEDLVVEDTVCHSRPVVATLGLTYVYAALLLAEIPGSSSQPSQNAYMEERDNVDWAALRASLADERPVRNLEGARILDFDEFLIPDSAPAGPPEPPTQAFSHGPAEPAVSAHVTIEPQDSAPVGPQELPIQEHSHQPAEAEVSSHETTEALRLAIADSMITVSDYGTHANNWLYTDGDFCDNNA is encoded by the exons ATGGTATCCGACAGGCAGGAAAGATTAGGCGCATGGAGGAGCCTATTCCAGAGACTGAGTATCATCCAGGAGGGGGACCGGGTGCTCCCAGATGAGGAGGCCATGCTGCCAGAGGACGCCGTACGCGTAGAGGACGCGGTGCTGCTGCTAGAGGACCTGGTGGTGGAGGACACCGTCTG CCATTCCAGGCCGGTGGTGGCAACACTGGGACTCACCTACGTTTACGCCGCGCTCCTACTTGCTGAGATACCTGGGTCTTCATCACAGCCGAGCCAGAATGCATACATGGAGGAGCGTGATAACGTCGATTGGGCGGCGTTACGCGCTTCATTAGCTGATGAGCGGCctgtgaggaatttagagggagccaggattcttgacttcgatgagtttttgatcccg gattcggcgccagcGGGTCCACCAGAGCCACCCACTCAGGCGTTTTCTCATGGGCCTGCCGAGCCAGCGGTGTCTGCCCATGTGACTATTGAGCCACAG gattcggcgccagtGGGTCCACAGGAGCTACCCATTCAGGAGCATTCTCATCAGCCTGCCGAGGCagaggtgtcttctcatgagactaCTGAGGC ACTGAGACTGGCTATAGctgatagcatgataactgtttctGATTATGGAACTCATGCAAATAACTGGTTATACACTGACGGAGACTTCTGTGATAacaatgcataa